A single Nocardioides sp. JS614 DNA region contains:
- a CDS encoding LysM peptidoglycan-binding domain-containing protein, with protein MASQASRSTRPAPQRPSRARTRFPGERRNAMLGLVKRLGALALLLGLLVGFPALLLAAVGNPWPDGGLNELSLMSNSAVLGIVSLLGWFVWGQLLVCTLWEIPPALRHETEGASRLPIAVGGQQRFIRILVHTVLAVGVTSTALLGSHAATAEAAPAAPLRPVTHVAHQTPAANPETSPAVSPAQAVPDTTHRADRPRIVTDKGDTLWGLAEKHLGDGFRWQEIADLNHGRVMVDGRTFNNPRSIEPGWELLLPAGATGLPGDQTSATEHVVAPGETLTGITKETTGDPDNWQALYEANKDVIGSDPDLIYPGQVLVLPGTGAVDPDTGTDRPHQRGPGQRDEPGTSTGGQDEQADDTGDDRSTGADDAEGQEQQQTPAEPAAPTAPSQRSAQGAPDSTEQQASTEADEASDEGGITGLRALLATALCLSAGALGLVIANRRRQFRQRPIGRTIASTPDELLEVEQAILEHGSEAQKDAEFLDRALRHVAASCKVAGDRLPQLGAAVLGDEDLTLLFTQPAPGQVPEGWTATDDAQAWMLPRWTFLEEDLENQPAPYPALVSIGLDESGRTWYLDLETLGVCGIGGEPEQVADMARFMVAELAVNDWANGCEVLLADQFAAEAIRLNPARLRQVNRSDALARAAVLTGEMGEGEHNLDADVLTRRRDGLLLDTTSPVVVVLASRPEGEFVSDIEDRDRSRVVVVHGDEESPAVELSGDGMAFLPVWGISVKALTLKPEHVAPMADLLAATRSLEDEPVPAMQSDDGPLGKYARADGSLREEYTEPRHTEGNDRSSMLPDADEVYLATAATTAEDLAAAAPSVPVEVRAEIAALDPTLDQDVADWFDESSPRPKVNLLGPVSVTALNGGDPAAIDNAGGTVSFIAYLAWQDRGVTGERAAAACGWQTQKTVQNRATNARFLLGTRPDGSDWLPDASMSASARRGHSPTYELVRDSGGVLSDADLFIRLKHRAQRRGDNGCEEDLVTALSLVTSTPFEGITESRFKWVFKEGLQRPDVILAGAIHDAAHTLATRAVTEGRTDLVRLACDAARRANPHGDIAWLDLAAATEAESGREAAGQLVREQVLEQFDEDLPPRSEAIVEQREWGATG; from the coding sequence TTGGCTTCACAAGCTTCCCGGTCGACGAGACCGGCACCGCAACGTCCATCACGGGCCCGAACTAGGTTCCCAGGAGAGAGAAGAAACGCCATGCTGGGATTGGTCAAGCGACTCGGAGCCCTCGCACTGCTGTTGGGCCTCCTCGTCGGGTTCCCTGCCCTGCTGCTCGCGGCTGTGGGCAACCCGTGGCCTGACGGCGGGTTGAACGAGCTGTCGCTCATGAGCAACTCGGCCGTGCTCGGGATCGTCTCGCTGTTGGGCTGGTTCGTGTGGGGGCAGCTGCTGGTGTGCACCCTGTGGGAGATCCCGCCGGCCCTGCGTCACGAGACCGAGGGGGCCTCGAGGCTGCCGATCGCGGTCGGTGGTCAGCAGAGGTTCATCCGGATACTGGTCCACACAGTGCTCGCGGTCGGAGTCACCTCGACGGCACTGCTCGGGTCGCACGCAGCCACCGCGGAGGCTGCACCGGCCGCACCGCTGCGGCCTGTCACCCATGTCGCACACCAGACTCCGGCCGCGAACCCGGAGACAAGTCCCGCCGTATCGCCGGCACAGGCCGTCCCGGACACCACCCATCGGGCCGACCGCCCGAGGATCGTCACCGACAAGGGCGACACCCTGTGGGGCCTGGCCGAGAAGCACCTAGGAGACGGGTTCCGTTGGCAGGAAATCGCGGACCTGAACCATGGCCGGGTCATGGTCGACGGACGCACCTTCAACAACCCGCGCAGCATCGAGCCTGGCTGGGAACTGCTGCTGCCCGCCGGTGCGACCGGCCTGCCCGGCGACCAGACCTCCGCGACCGAGCACGTCGTCGCGCCGGGTGAAACGCTGACCGGGATCACCAAGGAGACCACTGGCGACCCCGACAACTGGCAGGCGCTCTACGAGGCAAACAAGGACGTCATCGGCAGCGACCCCGACCTGATCTACCCCGGCCAGGTTCTCGTACTGCCGGGTACTGGTGCCGTCGACCCGGACACGGGCACCGACCGGCCGCACCAGCGAGGGCCCGGTCAGCGCGACGAGCCCGGCACGTCCACCGGCGGCCAGGACGAGCAGGCGGACGACACGGGGGACGACCGCTCCACGGGAGCCGACGACGCGGAGGGACAGGAGCAGCAGCAGACGCCCGCCGAGCCGGCCGCCCCGACCGCACCGTCGCAGCGATCGGCGCAGGGGGCCCCGGACAGCACGGAGCAGCAGGCCTCGACCGAAGCCGACGAGGCCAGCGACGAGGGCGGGATCACGGGCCTGCGGGCCCTGCTGGCCACGGCCCTGTGTCTCTCGGCGGGAGCGCTGGGACTGGTGATCGCCAACCGTCGTCGGCAGTTCCGTCAGCGCCCGATCGGTCGGACGATCGCCTCGACTCCCGACGAGCTGCTCGAGGTGGAACAGGCGATCCTCGAGCACGGCTCAGAGGCACAGAAGGACGCGGAGTTCCTCGACCGGGCACTGCGGCACGTCGCGGCGTCGTGCAAGGTGGCCGGCGACCGGCTTCCCCAGCTGGGTGCCGCCGTGCTCGGCGATGAGGACCTGACTCTCCTGTTCACCCAGCCCGCCCCCGGGCAGGTGCCGGAGGGCTGGACCGCGACCGATGACGCCCAGGCCTGGATGCTGCCGCGCTGGACCTTCCTCGAGGAGGACCTCGAGAACCAGCCGGCCCCGTACCCGGCGCTGGTGAGCATCGGCCTCGACGAGAGCGGCCGCACCTGGTACCTGGACCTGGAGACCCTGGGCGTGTGCGGCATCGGAGGTGAGCCGGAGCAGGTCGCCGACATGGCCCGCTTCATGGTGGCCGAGCTCGCCGTCAACGACTGGGCCAATGGCTGCGAGGTTCTGCTGGCCGACCAGTTCGCCGCCGAAGCGATCCGACTCAACCCGGCGCGGCTCCGGCAGGTCAATCGCAGCGACGCGCTGGCCCGGGCTGCCGTGCTGACCGGCGAGATGGGTGAGGGCGAGCACAACCTCGACGCTGACGTGCTGACGCGACGCCGCGACGGGCTGTTGCTGGACACGACCAGCCCGGTGGTGGTTGTGCTTGCATCCCGTCCCGAGGGCGAGTTCGTCAGTGACATCGAGGACCGGGACCGCTCCCGGGTGGTGGTGGTGCACGGGGATGAGGAGTCGCCGGCGGTCGAGCTGTCCGGCGATGGGATGGCGTTCCTGCCGGTGTGGGGGATCAGTGTCAAGGCACTGACCTTGAAGCCGGAGCACGTGGCGCCGATGGCGGACCTGTTGGCGGCCACCCGCAGCCTCGAGGACGAGCCGGTGCCGGCCATGCAGTCCGACGATGGTCCGCTGGGCAAGTACGCCCGTGCTGACGGGTCGCTGCGTGAGGAGTACACAGAGCCGCGGCACACTGAGGGCAACGACCGCTCCTCGATGCTGCCCGATGCCGACGAGGTCTACCTGGCCACCGCGGCAACGACCGCCGAAGACCTCGCCGCGGCCGCGCCGAGTGTTCCCGTGGAGGTCCGCGCCGAGATCGCGGCGCTCGACCCGACGCTGGACCAAGACGTCGCTGACTGGTTCGACGAGTCCTCGCCGCGTCCCAAGGTGAACCTGCTCGGTCCGGTCTCGGTCACCGCACTCAACGGCGGCGACCCCGCGGCGATCGACAACGCTGGCGGAACTGTCTCCTTCATCGCCTACCTGGCCTGGCAGGACCGCGGAGTCACCGGGGAGCGTGCCGCCGCAGCATGCGGGTGGCAGACCCAGAAGACGGTTCAGAATCGCGCCACCAACGCCCGCTTCCTGCTGGGAACCCGGCCCGACGGCAGCGACTGGCTCCCCGACGCGAGCATGAGCGCCAGTGCCCGCCGAGGCCACAGCCCGACCTACGAACTGGTGAGGGACAGCGGCGGGGTGCTGAGCGACGCCGACCTGTTCATCCGGCTGAAGCACCGGGCACAGCGGCGAGGCGACAACGGGTGCGAGGAGGACTTGGTGACCGCGCTGTCGCTGGTCACCAGCACGCCGTTCGAGGGGATCACCGAGAGCCGGTTCAAGTGGGTCTTTAAGGAGGGGCTGCAGCGGCCCGACGTCATCTTGGCTGGCGCGATCCATGACGCGGCCCACACTCTGGCGACGCGGGCCGTCACCGAGGGCCGCACCGATCTGGTCCGGCTGGCCTGTGACGCGGCCCGGAGGGCAAACCCCCACGGCGACATCGCATGGCTGGATCTGGCCGCGGCCACCGAGGCGGAATCCGGTCGCGAGGCCGCCGGTCAACTGGTCCGCGAGCAGGTCCTCGAGCAGTTCGACGAGGACCTCCCGCCGCGCTCGGAGGCCATCGTGGAGCAGCGCGAGTGGGGTGCCACCGGCTAG
- a CDS encoding pilus assembly protein TadG-related protein: MAAGVFLVLLGLVYDGGNAMNQRIAAHRAAEQAARAAADEMRGVRDGTEGINQATATARANQILQQAGWSGSVNIDGLDVTVRVTGKSDNAFLNVLGFTSFPVDETGTATSITGPN; the protein is encoded by the coding sequence ATGGCCGCGGGGGTGTTCCTGGTGCTGCTTGGCCTGGTCTATGACGGCGGCAACGCCATGAATCAGCGGATCGCGGCCCACCGCGCCGCGGAGCAGGCCGCTCGTGCGGCCGCCGATGAGATGCGCGGCGTCCGTGACGGCACCGAAGGAATCAACCAGGCGACCGCGACCGCCCGCGCCAACCAGATCCTGCAGCAGGCCGGCTGGAGCGGCAGTGTGAACATCGACGGCCTCGACGTCACCGTCAGGGTGACCGGTAAGTCGGACAACGCGTTCCTCAACGTCCTTGGCTTCACAAGCTTCCCGGTCGACGAGACCGGCACCGCAACGTCCATCACGGGCCCGAACTAG
- a CDS encoding TadE/TadG family type IV pilus assembly protein, which translates to MTRPPTTTADWRDAIDSFSHNGPGGDEALAAQHPDLMAALQKLTPDDEPLKIGGGRVTRQTDGSWRVGRDRNLASPWVVVQSLRSSRHRYPRHGRSWRERLRVPRDERGYAAVELLAMTTVLVGFITVVVGGGRIVDSNSQVDDAAYAAARAASLESNFEAGQIAGRDAAADSLADRGKACTHLTVSFAGTDFRTSGHVRVEVTCHANLSDVVGFGLPGAKDFTSTAVVPIEQYRRLP; encoded by the coding sequence ATGACGCGGCCGCCGACCACGACAGCAGACTGGCGAGACGCCATCGACTCCTTCAGCCACAACGGCCCCGGAGGCGATGAAGCGCTCGCAGCCCAGCATCCGGACCTGATGGCCGCCCTTCAGAAGCTGACGCCCGACGACGAGCCGCTGAAGATCGGCGGGGGGAGAGTCACCCGCCAGACAGATGGGTCATGGCGAGTCGGACGTGACAGGAACCTTGCCTCGCCGTGGGTCGTGGTCCAGTCGCTCCGTTCCTCCCGCCACCGCTACCCGCGCCACGGCCGTTCCTGGCGAGAGCGTCTTCGCGTACCCCGCGACGAGCGCGGCTACGCCGCCGTCGAGCTACTGGCGATGACCACCGTGCTGGTCGGCTTCATCACCGTCGTCGTCGGCGGCGGCCGGATCGTCGACTCGAACAGCCAGGTTGATGACGCTGCATACGCGGCCGCGCGGGCAGCATCCCTGGAATCGAACTTCGAGGCCGGACAGATCGCAGGCCGCGACGCGGCTGCCGACTCGCTGGCAGATCGGGGCAAGGCCTGCACCCATCTGACAGTGTCGTTCGCGGGAACCGACTTCCGCACCTCGGGCCACGTGAGGGTCGAGGTCACCTGCCACGCGAACCTGAGCGACGTCGTCGGGTTCGGCCTGCCTGGCGCCAAGGACTTCACCAGCACGGCCGTGGTCCCCATCGAGCAGTACCGGAGGCTGCCATGA
- a CDS encoding TadE family protein, which translates to MTIPNPRRPVQGRGLRRRDERGIAAPEFVVIMPLVMLIFLMLVQWSVQLYNDRIVHAAAREAAVDAASWEGTEDAGRQTANEYLADSGSDLSNTSVKINVGATEVTVTVSGEVMTLLPGFTKRVSATATVPRERFAE; encoded by the coding sequence ATGACCATCCCGAACCCCCGCCGGCCCGTGCAGGGCCGCGGGCTGCGCCGCCGCGACGAGCGCGGCATCGCGGCCCCGGAGTTCGTGGTCATCATGCCGCTGGTGATGCTGATCTTCCTGATGCTGGTGCAGTGGTCGGTGCAGCTGTACAACGACCGGATCGTGCACGCCGCGGCCCGTGAGGCAGCGGTCGACGCGGCCTCCTGGGAAGGCACCGAGGACGCAGGCAGGCAGACCGCCAACGAGTACCTGGCCGACTCCGGCAGCGACCTGTCCAACACCAGCGTCAAGATCAACGTGGGGGCGACCGAGGTCACCGTCACCGTCTCCGGCGAGGTGATGACTCTCTTGCCCGGCTTCACCAAGCGGGTCTCGGCCACTGCCACAGTGCCACGGGAGAGGTTCGCAGAATGA
- a CDS encoding tyrosine-type recombinase/integrase, producing MTLTVVRSLDSARSLRGSVDVEEFEQELIDQYSLALGAVGINDKTAAADRSVVFEFAHFLGRPLWTAQVEDADRYLRTARRERGLARSTVAGKAASLAKFYEFVIVRYQGDIHALFDQVMVQPIDEFNRPRAIAAATSGRIPPRADEVRDLFEGWRDSLPEARKYLPAARDYLAASLWRRIGLRINETVMLDVGDWHPELGTHGKLHVRHGKGSRGRGAKVRIVPAIDEVDALLEWWLTDVRPQFGDDYEDPNAPLLPSERRDPMTGHCTRIGAEALRTGMGEAVGRWLPGWTGRLSPHVLRHYCASHLYEQGMTLKAIQELLGHGWLSTTTQYIHVRSTHIETSWAVATERTLARLGSTVSTTSERPTSEKEEV from the coding sequence GTGACTCTTACGGTGGTCCGGTCGCTGGACTCCGCGCGCAGCCTGCGTGGCAGCGTCGACGTCGAGGAGTTCGAGCAGGAGCTGATCGACCAGTACTCGCTCGCGCTCGGCGCGGTGGGGATCAACGACAAGACCGCTGCGGCGGATCGTTCGGTGGTCTTCGAGTTCGCGCACTTCCTGGGTCGGCCGTTGTGGACCGCGCAGGTCGAGGACGCCGACCGGTACCTGCGGACGGCACGGCGAGAGCGCGGTCTGGCGAGGTCGACGGTGGCGGGCAAGGCCGCGTCGTTGGCGAAGTTCTACGAGTTCGTCATCGTGCGTTACCAAGGCGACATCCACGCCCTGTTCGACCAGGTCATGGTCCAGCCGATCGATGAGTTCAACCGGCCGCGAGCGATTGCGGCCGCCACCTCGGGCAGGATCCCGCCACGGGCCGACGAGGTGCGTGACCTCTTCGAAGGCTGGCGCGACTCCCTGCCCGAGGCACGCAAGTACCTGCCGGCTGCCCGGGACTACCTCGCGGCCTCGCTGTGGCGACGGATCGGGCTGCGGATCAACGAGACTGTGATGCTCGACGTCGGCGACTGGCATCCCGAGCTCGGCACCCACGGCAAGCTGCATGTGCGCCATGGCAAGGGCAGCCGCGGTCGTGGCGCGAAGGTCCGCATCGTACCGGCCATCGACGAGGTCGATGCGTTGCTGGAGTGGTGGCTGACCGACGTGCGACCACAGTTCGGCGACGACTACGAGGACCCCAACGCTCCGCTTCTTCCCAGCGAACGACGCGATCCGATGACGGGACATTGCACGCGCATCGGTGCCGAGGCGCTGCGCACCGGTATGGGCGAGGCCGTCGGCCGGTGGCTGCCCGGGTGGACGGGCCGGCTGTCGCCGCATGTGCTGCGGCACTACTGTGCCTCGCATCTGTATGAGCAGGGCATGACGCTCAAGGCGATCCAGGAGCTTTTGGGCCACGGCTGGTTGTCGACCACGACGCAGTACATCCACGTCCGCTCCACCCACATCGAGACGTCCTGGGCAGTCGCCACCGAGCGGACCCTGGCACGCCTTGGCAGCACGGTCAGCACAACGAGCGAGCGACCGACGAGCGAGAAGGAGGAGGTTTGA
- a CDS encoding helix-turn-helix domain-containing protein, protein MRWNMRMKAAEAGIWKSTQLRRMFAEAGLEISAGKMSGWWAGTPTTIRLDDLDVICFVLGCTPADLLICEPEAVAARRPATKTAAQAGSQTGSQTARKSTRRPAPGRTRSKPPA, encoded by the coding sequence ATGCGCTGGAACATGAGGATGAAGGCCGCGGAGGCAGGGATCTGGAAGTCCACCCAGCTGCGACGAATGTTTGCTGAGGCCGGGCTGGAGATCAGCGCCGGGAAGATGTCGGGCTGGTGGGCCGGCACCCCAACCACGATCCGGCTCGATGACCTCGATGTGATCTGCTTCGTGCTCGGCTGCACGCCCGCCGACCTGCTGATCTGCGAGCCCGAGGCGGTCGCGGCACGCAGACCCGCGACGAAGACGGCGGCCCAGGCGGGGTCGCAGACGGGATCGCAGACGGCCAGGAAGAGCACACGGCGCCCGGCGCCGGGACGGACTCGGAGCAAGCCACCCGCGTGA
- a CDS encoding type II secretion system F family protein — MTLFVACVLAVCLGIIGVIRTARGKNLLPARVTTARRKVADPQQTARQVTIALIVGVVVGILTRWPVAGLMAVAVVILWPKLARSGAIEKHSVAKIEAIANWTESLRDAAASESGLEQALPATLDGAPALLRRPLRNLVNALDLRTPLPVALAHFADEVDDRGADKVVIALSLTAQQRAGSLKRVLTTLASNTRAELEMRRKVLAERNGVRRQSNQVALGLLALAGLQAVFLRGWVEPYSTVYGQMVLAVLAAVYVGLLVRLQRLASPEPHPRFLSNSARFTETEARLAGNPRVGSS; from the coding sequence ATGACCCTCTTCGTGGCCTGCGTCCTGGCGGTCTGCCTCGGCATCATCGGGGTGATCCGCACCGCCCGCGGCAAGAACCTGCTCCCGGCGCGGGTGACCACGGCCCGGCGTAAGGTGGCCGACCCCCAGCAGACTGCCCGGCAGGTCACGATCGCGCTGATCGTCGGCGTCGTGGTCGGGATCTTGACCCGTTGGCCGGTGGCCGGGCTGATGGCGGTCGCCGTGGTGATCTTGTGGCCGAAGCTGGCGCGCTCGGGTGCGATCGAGAAGCACAGCGTGGCCAAGATCGAGGCGATCGCGAACTGGACCGAGTCGCTGCGCGATGCCGCTGCCTCCGAGTCGGGGCTGGAGCAAGCGCTGCCGGCAACCCTGGACGGTGCGCCGGCGCTGCTGCGCCGGCCATTGCGGAACCTGGTCAACGCCCTGGACCTGCGTACGCCGCTGCCGGTCGCGTTGGCCCACTTCGCCGACGAGGTCGATGACCGGGGCGCCGACAAGGTCGTGATCGCACTCTCGCTGACCGCCCAGCAGCGTGCCGGGAGCCTCAAGCGGGTGCTCACGACGCTGGCCTCCAATACTCGTGCGGAGCTGGAGATGCGCCGCAAGGTGCTCGCCGAGCGCAACGGCGTCCGCCGTCAGTCCAACCAGGTCGCGCTCGGCCTGCTCGCGCTGGCGGGGCTGCAGGCGGTCTTCCTGCGCGGCTGGGTCGAGCCGTACAGCACGGTGTACGGACAGATGGTCCTCGCCGTGCTGGCCGCGGTCTACGTGGGCCTGCTGGTGCGGTTGCAGCGGCTGGCCTCCCCTGAGCCACACCCCCGATTCCTGTCCAATTCCGCTCGGTTCACGGAAACTGAAGCCCGTCTCGCCGGGAACCCAAGGGTGGGGTCGTCGTGA
- a CDS encoding CpaF family protein — MNSNNGASSNGRRAHLNGMHLKQLVPVDQVLVKRLQSRVGARRGKALEEFRRNSQPIPKGEDARQHTEALLASVLAEYESDLVEDGHNPLEEDARDRLEAALKAQLFGAGNLDQLLEDPEAEDIVINSWQNVFVTYADGTKAQMPPVASSDKELEEIVKTISAHDGLSTRAFDLINYNVTLRLHDGSRLHAVQGVSANGLSISIRKHRHKRATLLPVPGLAERERAAGVPESLRTKDLLSEGTVDHDLAAFLSALVKSRQNIMIAGAVSAGKTTLVRALASEIDPIERLVTVERSIELGLHEDPERHPDIVPLEERLANVEGEGAVGLADLVRNSLRMNPSRVIVGEVLGDEVITMLNAMAQGNDGSLSTIHANSSRDVIGKIQTYALQAQERLPFEATNGLIANALNFIVFLRRIRTEDGRQRRIVESIREVAGRDEDGVKTTELWKYNRATGRTEFTRKAIIREEALLDVGWDPDGTTDLNRFAEPSGANGDEGWQI; from the coding sequence ATGAACAGCAACAACGGAGCCAGCTCGAATGGCCGTCGCGCGCACCTGAACGGGATGCACCTGAAGCAGCTCGTGCCGGTCGACCAGGTACTGGTCAAGCGTCTCCAGTCCCGCGTGGGTGCTCGCCGCGGGAAGGCGCTGGAGGAGTTCCGCCGCAACAGCCAGCCGATCCCCAAGGGCGAGGACGCCCGGCAGCACACCGAAGCCCTGCTGGCCTCGGTGCTGGCCGAGTACGAGTCCGACCTGGTCGAGGACGGCCACAACCCGCTGGAGGAAGACGCCCGGGACCGGCTGGAGGCCGCGCTCAAGGCCCAGTTGTTCGGCGCAGGCAACCTCGATCAGCTGCTGGAGGATCCCGAGGCCGAGGACATCGTCATCAACAGTTGGCAGAACGTGTTCGTCACCTACGCCGACGGCACCAAGGCGCAGATGCCGCCGGTCGCCTCCTCGGACAAGGAGCTGGAGGAGATCGTCAAGACGATTTCTGCCCACGACGGCCTGTCCACCCGTGCCTTCGATCTGATCAACTACAACGTCACCCTCAGGCTGCACGACGGCTCACGTCTGCACGCGGTCCAGGGGGTGAGCGCGAACGGTCTGTCGATCTCGATCCGCAAGCACCGCCACAAGAGGGCCACCCTGCTTCCGGTTCCCGGGCTGGCCGAGCGGGAGCGCGCCGCCGGGGTTCCGGAGTCGCTGCGCACCAAGGACCTGCTGAGCGAGGGAACCGTCGACCACGACCTCGCCGCGTTCCTGTCCGCGCTGGTGAAGTCGCGTCAGAACATCATGATCGCCGGAGCCGTAAGTGCGGGGAAGACCACGCTTGTGCGAGCGCTGGCCTCCGAAATAGACCCGATCGAGCGTCTGGTCACCGTGGAGCGGTCCATCGAGCTCGGCCTGCACGAGGACCCCGAGCGCCACCCCGACATCGTGCCGCTCGAGGAGCGGCTGGCGAACGTCGAAGGAGAAGGCGCAGTCGGGTTGGCCGACCTGGTGCGCAACTCGCTGCGGATGAACCCCTCGCGGGTGATCGTGGGCGAGGTCTTGGGTGATGAGGTCATCACGATGCTCAACGCCATGGCCCAGGGCAACGACGGGTCGCTGAGCACGATCCACGCGAACTCCTCGCGCGATGTCATCGGGAAGATCCAGACCTACGCTCTGCAGGCTCAGGAGCGGTTGCCGTTCGAGGCCACCAACGGCCTGATCGCGAACGCACTGAACTTCATCGTGTTCCTTCGCCGGATCCGCACCGAGGACGGCCGTCAGCGCCGGATCGTCGAGTCGATCCGTGAGGTTGCCGGACGTGATGAGGACGGCGTGAAGACGACCGAGCTGTGGAAGTACAACAGGGCCACCGGTCGCACCGAGTTCACCCGGAAGGCGATCATCCGCGAGGAAGCCCTCCTCGATGTCGGCTGGGACCCCGACGGCACGACGGACCTGAACAGGTTCGCCGAGCCGAGCGGTGCCAACGGCGATGAGGGGTGGCAGATCTGA
- a CDS encoding SAF domain-containing protein: protein MTSLDSRTSRRANNGRANPPPGGLPSAASLSKAVSKAPRKYGQMLMSVLVVIAAVIAGGWLYVNKGGVEEVLVVAQPIPAGHPITEDDVRTSKDPLLVSRSVSGIDGAILVSDVDSVFGQRTTVALLPGQVLTQDSLTSDLLPQEGKRLIAVNLPAGRVPDTLAPGSVVDAIAVPQEGQSGDPKALDDPVVISAGATVYSSKQSQDGTVVVTILIAETDAKTVAAYGAVGQLTLLQAPITEGDPADSAPQDDSATGGQG, encoded by the coding sequence GTGACCAGCCTGGATTCTCGGACTTCGCGCCGGGCGAACAATGGACGTGCCAATCCGCCTCCGGGCGGGCTGCCTAGTGCTGCCTCGCTGTCGAAGGCGGTGTCGAAGGCTCCGCGGAAGTACGGCCAGATGCTGATGAGCGTGCTGGTTGTGATCGCGGCGGTGATCGCGGGCGGCTGGCTCTATGTCAACAAGGGCGGCGTGGAGGAGGTGTTGGTGGTTGCCCAGCCGATCCCGGCTGGGCACCCGATCACCGAGGACGATGTCCGCACCTCCAAGGACCCGCTCCTGGTCTCGCGCAGCGTGTCTGGCATCGACGGGGCGATCCTGGTCTCCGATGTCGACTCAGTGTTCGGGCAGCGCACCACGGTCGCACTGTTGCCAGGTCAGGTACTGACACAGGACTCGCTGACCAGCGACCTGCTGCCGCAGGAGGGCAAGCGCCTCATCGCGGTGAACCTCCCGGCCGGCCGGGTGCCTGACACCTTGGCCCCTGGCTCGGTGGTCGACGCGATCGCGGTGCCGCAGGAGGGCCAGTCGGGTGACCCGAAGGCTCTCGATGACCCTGTGGTGATCTCAGCCGGTGCCACGGTGTACTCCTCGAAGCAGTCACAGGACGGCACCGTGGTGGTGACGATCCTGATCGCGGAGACCGACGCGAAGACGGTGGCGGCGTACGGGGCAGTGGGGCAGCTGACGCTGCTGCAGGCCCCGATCACCGAGGGTGACCCAGCTGACTCCGCCCCGCAGGACGACAGCGCTACCGGAGGGCAGGGCTAA
- a CDS encoding ArsR/SmtB family transcription factor, translating into MQRVPRLSKPPTMPEGVLAIIDAIGNSARTEILRHLSLRAMSAPELAKAIGVDPSQVRRHLSALEDRGLVTADHPRGDRRAKGRVVLWETDPARAEEVGKIWIDYVTGRHSPDTAQDR; encoded by the coding sequence ATGCAGCGCGTGCCACGTCTGTCGAAGCCGCCCACGATGCCCGAGGGGGTGCTGGCGATCATCGACGCGATTGGCAACAGTGCGCGCACCGAGATCCTGCGGCACCTCTCACTCCGGGCCATGAGCGCGCCGGAACTAGCCAAGGCAATCGGCGTCGACCCCAGTCAGGTGCGTCGTCACCTATCTGCGCTCGAGGACCGGGGACTGGTCACCGCCGACCACCCGCGGGGCGACCGCCGTGCAAAGGGGCGGGTTGTGCTGTGGGAGACCGACCCCGCCCGCGCTGAGGAAGTCGGCAAGATCTGGATCGACTACGTCACCGGCCGCCACTCCCCCGACACCGCTCAGGATCGGTAG